The nucleotide sequence TTGGTGACATGTTTGTGTTCTTGATTGAAGCTTGAGATTCGTTGAATGGCTCGGAGAGCAGGACTGCTTGCAAAGGCATGACGGATTTTAGTGCACACAGAAGAATTTGATGAACTGTTGTTGTTTTCCATTGAATTGTTTACTCGAAAGAGGCTAAACCTAAGAAGATTATGGGGTGGAGAACACTGCAAGAGTTGCAGAAGATCGTTTGCTATATAGTGGTTATCCAAGTGTGAAAAGGAAAGGTGGAAAACAAGAATCTTTTGAAAATGAGAATGCTAACAATGGCCTTACAACATTggttaaagattaaaaaaaaaaagcaagtttGTTTGAGAAAACTGTgtattttttacattaacaaATGTTTTACTTGTTTTGATTGATTccttaattttcttattttacaCTTTACTCACTTAGGAAATTCATATATTTCAATGAATCAATAGTAAATAAATTCCATATGGATAAGATTCCTAACAATCACTAATGAGGttactttttcttaattttcatGGAAAGGATCAATTCCCACTTTCTTTGTCTCCAATTTTCTCCAATTAGATCTCTGAATCAAACGAATAAACCAATCATCACACTAAAGAGAGACATGTTTGGCACATTTTTGTTCATTGAAAAAAGAAGGGTAGTAAATGAAACTTGACATGAGGACTTTACAGAGGTGATCATGGATGGTATAGGATTCAGCAAAGACTCATAGTTAAACAAAACCAAGTTGCAAGAATCTTGTTTTACGTAGGCTTCCCATGCAAGAAACGTGATGATAGACATTGTATTTATACTGTACCAATACAAAATACATTGTACTTATTAAAATTGTGCACTATGTCTTGTCATGCTGAAATGGATTAATAAACAAACATATCagttaattgataatttttagatttatttaacaCGCTAATTCAAAGATGCACAAAAGTGATGAAAATGCTACCAAATCTTGCAGGTGGCATCTGTAATATGCTGTAGCTGGTTATAACATTACAATTTGATTTGCCAACGCAAAAGGGAATTTCAATTTGTGAAGCCGTTTCAACGAAGAGACCATTCATTAGAGTGCTAAAGCAAAACACTCCTAATAATTGATCTAAATTATAGTTGCACTTCTTCATTCTCACAGCAAACATTTCCTAATTTCCCACTTACAAAAAACGCACCCATCTCTttctcaaaaaaacaaaaaacacctATCTTATAGTATCAATAGAAAAATAGTATTccttctgtcaaaaaaataaaatagaaaaatagtatTCCTTTCCCACCGTTGGTTAAAGTTTCTAACCATCcagaacaaacaaaaaagtttaCCATCCTCAATAAGAAAATACTTTTCTCCCTTTCAAAATTGCTCATTCCCTTAGCTCAGCTAGAATTAACTCCCGCTCGGCATTTTTCAGCCAGAGTTAActccttcaaaataaaaaatttaacaaaaaccaaaaccgAAATTCATTAAGGCTACAAGGGACAATAACATATATAGCCCAAAATATACTCTATTTATGAGGAGTATACtaatttatcaaaatagaaattaCAAGGAATTAAAATGAGCCAATAAGAAGTGCATACCTACGTGTTCGCTAAAAACAGATAAGGAATGAAGAACAAGTCGGGTCGGTCACATTAACAAAATGTGTTCGCTAAATgcattatataatttaaagaaATCCACGGGACTTAAGTTACATTTTGGGTCAGAACAGTCAACAAAAACTTAGAAAGAAAGATACCATATATGGGAATTGGAGTAACATGCACCTAGTTCGGATAgtaaatatttacaatttaagAGGCCAAAAGAACCAACAGTAGGTCACCATCTTGATGCTTATTTGAAAGTTTCTGATATTGCTTGTAGACAAAGACAATGGATGAAAActtgcataattatatgatcgCAATTGCCCAAACTGTTACTGTTGGATTCATAACGCATGAATCCTCATTCTCATGTCAGTTTATGTATGCTCAATACTCAATGACGGAAAGTCTTTACCGCCTTCTCTATCTGTCTCCGGCAAAGAGGACAACTGGTCAAGTGCGAAGAGCAAGCTGTACAGCAGCACATATGCCCACACCTGACATCACAATATAAATCTTAGGGACATATACCTGgaataagaaattaaatagaTAGCTCTACTAGAGGGGCTTTGACCATCTTAGTTTAAGTGGTTTTAGCAGGCATGTTTGTATGTGTAAGTATCCACATGCAATACAAGTAACAGTGTTAGATCAGTTCACGAATTTCCTGCAAAGTCAGACTTTTTTTTCTTGCATGTAAAACAGACTGAATTTAAGGTTGAAATATAGCCAATAGACAGTTATGGCAATATATGTTGCATGATGTTTTTTTGAGTCGATTAAGATGAATAAGCAACTTTTCTTCATGTTTGATAATAGTCAATAAAGATCATAAGAAAGAAATGGTAATGAGATATTCTATATCAATGGAAGTAGTAAAGAAAATGGATAATATGGCCAGAGATTCACATATATGGAAGCATGCTTGTTATTTTCAGTGCCACTGCTTCCTGTAACAGCATGACATTACAATATGTAGATAAGAGGATAAGATTGAGAGCTTACGGAACAAAAACAGAATTATATTCCTGCTCGAGGCATATTACACACAAATTTGGCATTGCACGTTCCCTTTTAGCACCATCTGATAAACTGTCATCCATTTCACCTGagacaaaatcataaatttcaGGTAGTTGTTGAAACAGCCATTGCAAACTTAAATGTATAACCATTGCAATATACCTCCATTATCTTGTCCAGATATCTTAGCAGCTGCAGCGAGAACCCTGCATAAAATTGTTCAGATTATTAAAGGTGTGAGGTAATGTAAAATGGAGTGGAATCATATGCATAGGCATTGTTCATAAATAACATTTCATATGCATAGGCATTCAACTGTATTCAGTTTTGTATCCGGTGATGTGTACCTTTTTTCCAATTCGTTGCGACGTCGTCTTTCCAAGATGTATCGAACAGCATGATTGGCTATCATATAAACACTCAACACTGTCAAGCCCGCAGAGGCGTACTTATACCacctaataaaataatttagtcaaTAAAAACCCTGTAGGCAAAAACACACGATAAGCAAATATAAAGTAAAGCAACCTCGCCCATCTCCCAATATTTGCAATGAGTTCGTCAATTGTTTTGGGAGAGACATAAAATGGCCCTTTGGAGGGTCGCTGAATTCGAATGGTTCCGACATCGTCTTTAGCAGCCTGATCATACACAGTTTAAgagttattattttaaataaggtTTGAAACAGCAAAATAGATAAATTGAATGTAGGAAGTAAGAcctcatataaaaatataaagcaGTCCTCGTGAACCTTTTCTTTGGAAcaaagaattttattattttattcagaAAGACTTTGTTTATGATATCATATACTGTAATGCATTTCATTTTGTGAGAAACAGCAATGACTATGATCAGAGTTTGATAATTCATAACATGGAGTTCATTTCACTTGGAGTAAACAGTAATCAATACAAGAAGCCCTTCCAATGTAAAATCtgcaccatatatatatatatatatatatatatatatatatatatatatatagtagaaGCATATGTTTATTGAAATTATTGTTCCAGCCAGTAACCTGGTATATCTTGCACCATTACCTATCCACTCCACGATATTGCTAATACCAATTACAATGAAATTCTGTAATATGACATTCTTGAGAAAGTAACTAGCTATATATCTGAAACTAATTAGATTACCTCACCAACAACAGTCAAGGAAGTTCCAACTGGAAGTACCCGTTCAATTCTTTTAACTCCAAGcatctgaaaataaaatttcaatcatGTCAGTTCACAAAAAAACCGTCTAAatgcttcaatttttttgttaatattttgcAGGGTGAGAGGCAGGGATTGAATGGTGTTCTGCCAAGTGCTAACACTCCCAcctttagaccttgtacataaTCCGATGTTCCGCGTACAGGTAACCGACCTGACTCTTCAAATGCCTCACTTCCAACAGGCAATACAAAACCAGTAGCACCCTGAGCTCCAACTACACGTACACGACCAGTTCCATCATCCTAACACgttaaataattatttcaaatgaATTTGATTTCCACTCATAG is from Medicago truncatula cultivar Jemalong A17 chromosome 1, MtrunA17r5.0-ANR, whole genome shotgun sequence and encodes:
- the LOC11412285 gene encoding E3 ubiquitin-protein ligase SP1, with the protein product MAMVPWRGVGCCLSAAALYLLGRTSGRDVDILKSVNRVNQLRELAQLLDEEIFPLVVAISGRVGSETPISCEFSGLRGVIIEETAEQHFLKHSDAGSWIQDSALMQSRSNEVPWYLDDGTGRVRVVGAQGATGFVLPVGSEAFEESGRLPVRGTSDYVQGLKMLGVKRIERVLPVGTSLTVVGEAAKDDVGTIRIQRPSKGPFYVSPKTIDELIANIGRWARWYKYASAGLTVLSVYMIANHAVRYILERRRRNELEKRVLAAAAKISGQDNGGEMDDSLSDGAKRERAMPNLCVICLEQEYNSVFVPCGHMCCCTACSSHLTSCPLCRRQIEKAVKTFRH